The nucleotide sequence CCAGGCTGGCTTCCCCGACGCCGGTAAGGCCACTATCGGTATAGAGTTTCACAAAAGTCCAGTTGGCATGTGCGCCCTGGGTCTGGAAAACGCGCAGGTCGGTGATTTTCATTAATGTACCTCCTTGAAAGTTATTCACATTAAAATGGGCTAAAAAGGATTATACCTTTCTCACCTAAAAGTCCGCAAGGTTACGAAGCCATATATTACCGATAGATATACCAATGATTGACACTCGGAGTGCGCTCGACTCAACCTTGACCCTGCAAACCGCAGTATGGTAGTCTAACTGTGGAATTTTATCCCACTGTAATATCAGAGGAGGAAAGGTATGCCGGAAATAGACGCTGCCAAACTGAAAGAGATATACACCAACATGGTGAAAATCAGGTTCTTCGAAGAGAGGGCCATAACCGAGTACCGCAAGGGTCTGCCCGGCTTTGTCCACTCCTCCATCGGGCAGGAAGCCATCCCGGCGGGAGTCTGCGCCTTCCTCCGTGAAGATGACTATACCATCACCACCCACCGCGGTCACGGCGATATCATCGCCAAGGGGGCACAGCTCGACCGGATGATGGCCGAGCTCTTTGCCAAAAAGACCGGGTACTGCAAGGGCAAGGGCGGCTCAATGCATATCGCCGATGTGTCACGCAATATCCTCGGTGCCACAGGGATTGTTGGCGACGGCATTCCCATTGCCGCCGGCGTCGGTGCCGCTCTCAAGATGCAGGGCCTGGACAGCATAATGGTCGCCTTCTTTGGCGACGGCGCGACCAACTCGGGCGCCTTCCATGAAGGCATGGGGTTGGCCACGGCCTGGTCCCTGCCCGTGCTCTTCGTCTGCCAGAACAATCAATACCAGCAGAGCACACCCACCCGTGATTACACCCGCCTGACCGATATTGCCGACCGCGCCAAAGGCTACGGAATTCCCGGCATTACTGTGGACGGGAATGATGCCATTGCCGTTGCTGAAGTGGCCAGAGAAGCGATTGAAAAATGTCGCAAGGGAGAGGGGCCCATACTCATCGTTGGGAACACCTACCGGACCGTCGGCCACCACATGGGTGACCCCGGCACCAGCTACCGGCCCAAGGAAGAAGTTGAGGAGTGGAAGAAAAAGGACCCCATCAAGCGACTGCGCCAGCAGATGGTACAGAACAAGGCGGCCACGGACGCCGAGCTTGATGAAATCGAAAACAATGTGCTTCGGGAGCTGGATGAGGCGGTAAAGTTCGCCCAGGAAAGCCCCGAGCCTGCGCCTGAAGAAGCACTGGAAGACATTTACGCCTGATAGATAAAGGGGGAAGCATGCGAGAGTTAACCTTTCGAGAAGCACTGCGGGAAGCGCTCCGTGAAGAGATGAAGCGCGACCCCAAAGTTTTCATGATGGGAGAGGAAATCGCCGAGTACGGCGGTTCCTATAAGGTAAGCCAGGGATTGCTGGAGGAGTTCGGTCACGAGCGTATCCGAAACACGCCCCTGGCCGAGGCCGCCATTGCCGGTGCCGCGCTGGGAGCATCGCTGGTGGGCATGCGGCCGGTGGCGGAAATCATGTACATCGATTTCTCCTTCATCGCCGCCGACCAGATTATCAACCAGATCGCCAAGCTCAGATACATGACCGGCGGCATGGTCAAGGTACCGGTGGTCATCCGGACGCAGGGGGGCGGCGGGGTGGCCGCCGGACCCCATCACTCCCAATCCCTCGAGGCCATCTTCGCCCATATCCCGGGCCTCTACGTGGTCATGCCCTCCAATGCTTACGACGCCAAGGGCCTGCTCAAGACCAGCATCAGGGAGGACAACCCGGTTATCTTCATCGAGCACAAAAAGCTGTATGGTGAATCGTGTCCGGTTCCGGAAGAGGAGTATCTTATTCCTCTAGGTAAAGGGGATATCAAGCGCGAGGGCAAGGACATTAGCATCATCACCTACTCGCGCTGCGTCAACTTCGCCCTGGAAGCCGCGGAAGAACTCGTCAAGGACGGTATCGATGTTGAGGTGGTCGACATAAGGACGCTGAAGCCACTTGACGAGGAAATCATCATAAGCTCGGTGCAGAAAACAAGCAAGGCGATGGTGGTCTATGAGGCCTGCCGCACCGGCGGCTTCGGTGCTGAGATCGCCGCCCTTATCGGCGAGAAGGCGTTCGATT is from Chloroflexota bacterium and encodes:
- a CDS encoding thiamine pyrophosphate-dependent dehydrogenase E1 component subunit alpha, which produces MPEIDAAKLKEIYTNMVKIRFFEERAITEYRKGLPGFVHSSIGQEAIPAGVCAFLREDDYTITTHRGHGDIIAKGAQLDRMMAELFAKKTGYCKGKGGSMHIADVSRNILGATGIVGDGIPIAAGVGAALKMQGLDSIMVAFFGDGATNSGAFHEGMGLATAWSLPVLFVCQNNQYQQSTPTRDYTRLTDIADRAKGYGIPGITVDGNDAIAVAEVAREAIEKCRKGEGPILIVGNTYRTVGHHMGDPGTSYRPKEEVEEWKKKDPIKRLRQQMVQNKAATDAELDEIENNVLRELDEAVKFAQESPEPAPEEALEDIYA
- a CDS encoding alpha-ketoacid dehydrogenase subunit beta; its protein translation is MRELTFREALREALREEMKRDPKVFMMGEEIAEYGGSYKVSQGLLEEFGHERIRNTPLAEAAIAGAALGASLVGMRPVAEIMYIDFSFIAADQIINQIAKLRYMTGGMVKVPVVIRTQGGGGVAAGPHHSQSLEAIFAHIPGLYVVMPSNAYDAKGLLKTSIREDNPVIFIEHKKLYGESCPVPEEEYLIPLGKGDIKREGKDISIITYSRCVNFALEAAEELVKDGIDVEVVDIRTLKPLDEEIIISSVQKTSKAMVVYEACRTGGFGAEIAALIGEKAFDYLDAPIRRVASLDSPVSFNPGQEQYILVNPEKIRAAALEMMGK